The Ornithorhynchus anatinus isolate Pmale09 chromosome X2, mOrnAna1.pri.v4, whole genome shotgun sequence genome window below encodes:
- the MRS2 gene encoding magnesium transporter MRS2 homolog, mitochondrial isoform X1, with translation MGHVPGLLRLLLRGPTLGPRASRTARTARTAPHVARELLRLGSSDATQATLASVAPLFAVTKFDKNGNVTSYERKKTELYQELGLQARDLRFQHLMSITARNNRIIVRMESLKAVITPEYLLILDYRHLRQERWLFHDLPAQLALEGQLVTASLPFEFRAMEALLQYRVGGLQGKLSVLQPLILETLEALVDPKHSSVDRTKLHVLLQNGKSLSELETDIKVFGESILEILDEEELMEELCLTKWADPAVLAESGGGIDHAEEMELLLENYHRLAEDLANQARELRVLIDDSESVIFINLDSHRNVMMRLNLQLTMGTFSLSLFGLIGVAFGMNLESSLEEDRRVFWLITGIMFMGSGLIWRRLLSFLGRHLEAPLPPAMPSLPKRTPRASGGGERRDGLRTEGAGSSRSVLAHR, from the exons ATGGGGCACGTGCCGgggctgctgcggctgctgctgcggGGGCCGACGCTGGGCCCGCGCGCCTCACGCACGGCACGTACGGCACGCACGGCGCCCCACGTGGCGA GGGAGTTACTCCGTCTCGGCTCGTCGGATGCCACGCAGGCCACCTTAGCCAGCGTGGCGCCGCTGTTTGCCGTG acGAAATTCGACAAGAACGGGAACGTCACGTCTTACG AAAGGAAGAAAACTGAACTGTACCAGGAATTGGGTCTCCAAGCCCGAGATTTACGTTTCCAGCATTTAATGAGCATCACCGCCAGAAACAACAGGATCATCGTGAGAATGGAG TCTTTGAAAGCTGTGATAACCCCAGAATATCTTCTGATACTAGATTACCGCCATCTCCGCCAGGAGCGGTGGCTCTTCCACGACCTGCCGGCCCAGCTCGCCCTGGAGGGCCAGCTCGTCACCGCCTCCTTGCCCTTCGAGTTCAGAGCAATGGAGGCCCTCCTGCAGTATCGG GTCGGCGGCCTTCAGGGGAAGCTGAGCGTCCTGCAGCCCCTGATCCTGGAGACGCTGGAGGCCCTGGTGGACCCCAAGCATTCGTCGGTCGACCGCACCAAGCTGCACGTCCTGCTGCAGAACGGCAAGAG cctGTCCGAACTCGAAACGGACATCAAAGTCTTCGGAGAGTCCATCCTGGAAATCCTGGATGAGGAAGAGTTGATGGAAGAGCTGTGCTTGACCAAATGGGCGGATCCCGCGGTGTT GGCGGAGAGCGGAGGCGGGATCGATCACGCCGAAGAGATGGAGCTGCTGCTGGAGAACTACCACCGGCTGGCCGAGGACCTGGCCAACCAAGCCCGCGAGCTCCGGGTCCTGATCGACGACTCGGAGAGCGTCATCTTCATCAACCTGGACAG ccaccggAACGTGATGATGCGGCTGAACCTGCAGCTGACCATGGGCACCTTCTCCCTGTCGCTCTTCGGCCTGATCGGCGTGGCCTTCGGCATGAACCTGGAgtcctccctggaggag GACCGTCGCGTCTTCTGGCTGATCACGGGGATCATGTTCATGGGGAGCGGCCTGATCTGGAGGCGCCTGCTGTCCTTCCTCGGGCGCCACCTGGAAGCGCCCCTGCCCCCGGCG ATGCCCTCCCTGCCGAAGAGGACCCCACGGGCCAGCGGAGGCGGAGAGAGGAGGGACGGACTCAGAACGGAGGGCGCGGGGTCGAGCCGAAGCGTCCTCGCGCACCGATGA
- the MRS2 gene encoding magnesium transporter MRS2 homolog, mitochondrial isoform X2: MGHVPGLLRLLLRGPTLGPRASRTARTARTAPHVARELLRLGSSDATQATLASVAPLFAVTKFDKNGNVTSYERKKTELYQELGLQARDLRFQHLMSITARNNRIIVRMEERWLFHDLPAQLALEGQLVTASLPFEFRAMEALLQYRVGGLQGKLSVLQPLILETLEALVDPKHSSVDRTKLHVLLQNGKSLSELETDIKVFGESILEILDEEELMEELCLTKWADPAVLAESGGGIDHAEEMELLLENYHRLAEDLANQARELRVLIDDSESVIFINLDSHRNVMMRLNLQLTMGTFSLSLFGLIGVAFGMNLESSLEEDRRVFWLITGIMFMGSGLIWRRLLSFLGRHLEAPLPPAMPSLPKRTPRASGGGERRDGLRTEGAGSSRSVLAHR, encoded by the exons ATGGGGCACGTGCCGgggctgctgcggctgctgctgcggGGGCCGACGCTGGGCCCGCGCGCCTCACGCACGGCACGTACGGCACGCACGGCGCCCCACGTGGCGA GGGAGTTACTCCGTCTCGGCTCGTCGGATGCCACGCAGGCCACCTTAGCCAGCGTGGCGCCGCTGTTTGCCGTG acGAAATTCGACAAGAACGGGAACGTCACGTCTTACG AAAGGAAGAAAACTGAACTGTACCAGGAATTGGGTCTCCAAGCCCGAGATTTACGTTTCCAGCATTTAATGAGCATCACCGCCAGAAACAACAGGATCATCGTGAGAATGGAG GAGCGGTGGCTCTTCCACGACCTGCCGGCCCAGCTCGCCCTGGAGGGCCAGCTCGTCACCGCCTCCTTGCCCTTCGAGTTCAGAGCAATGGAGGCCCTCCTGCAGTATCGG GTCGGCGGCCTTCAGGGGAAGCTGAGCGTCCTGCAGCCCCTGATCCTGGAGACGCTGGAGGCCCTGGTGGACCCCAAGCATTCGTCGGTCGACCGCACCAAGCTGCACGTCCTGCTGCAGAACGGCAAGAG cctGTCCGAACTCGAAACGGACATCAAAGTCTTCGGAGAGTCCATCCTGGAAATCCTGGATGAGGAAGAGTTGATGGAAGAGCTGTGCTTGACCAAATGGGCGGATCCCGCGGTGTT GGCGGAGAGCGGAGGCGGGATCGATCACGCCGAAGAGATGGAGCTGCTGCTGGAGAACTACCACCGGCTGGCCGAGGACCTGGCCAACCAAGCCCGCGAGCTCCGGGTCCTGATCGACGACTCGGAGAGCGTCATCTTCATCAACCTGGACAG ccaccggAACGTGATGATGCGGCTGAACCTGCAGCTGACCATGGGCACCTTCTCCCTGTCGCTCTTCGGCCTGATCGGCGTGGCCTTCGGCATGAACCTGGAgtcctccctggaggag GACCGTCGCGTCTTCTGGCTGATCACGGGGATCATGTTCATGGGGAGCGGCCTGATCTGGAGGCGCCTGCTGTCCTTCCTCGGGCGCCACCTGGAAGCGCCCCTGCCCCCGGCG ATGCCCTCCCTGCCGAAGAGGACCCCACGGGCCAGCGGAGGCGGAGAGAGGAGGGACGGACTCAGAACGGAGGGCGCGGGGTCGAGCCGAAGCGTCCTCGCGCACCGATGA